The proteins below are encoded in one region of Bifidobacterium catenulatum DSM 16992 = JCM 1194 = LMG 11043:
- a CDS encoding LacI family DNA-binding transcriptional regulator, whose product MAGIKDVAALAGVSISTVSYVMTGKRPIGANTRRRVLQAARELGYLAKNGGPAPLSGETHFVALSSPVHDSTSYTNYCAYFLNFLKAARQLGYETLLLTEETGDEQLRSIIDTGMVDGVALMDVTMNDPRIELAQLSSIPLISIGHPMNEINVPCIDTDFIEMGEMIMQTLCRNGHSRILFAGGKEIDYERNGGANYLIRLRTSMHDAAARYKIHIDEEFTDEDDFDAAENLLERFISSENTAIVTQGGPLFLNNLVAATRQRGMKIPQDLSLISAGTYTDSIGKRLRIDEFPLMPAELCQLGMSMLVRLMDGTLKGKEKATLIHPVYRQRGSIASR is encoded by the coding sequence ATGGCTGGAATCAAGGACGTGGCGGCTCTCGCAGGAGTTTCCATAAGCACGGTTTCCTATGTGATGACAGGGAAACGTCCCATAGGGGCAAATACCCGTCGGAGAGTATTGCAAGCTGCGCGGGAACTTGGTTACTTGGCGAAAAACGGTGGTCCAGCTCCGTTGAGTGGTGAGACTCATTTCGTCGCGCTGAGTTCGCCCGTCCATGATTCCACCAGCTACACCAACTATTGTGCTTATTTTCTAAATTTTCTCAAAGCGGCCAGGCAACTTGGCTATGAAACGTTGCTGTTGACTGAGGAAACAGGAGATGAGCAGCTTCGCTCTATCATCGATACTGGGATGGTGGATGGTGTCGCTCTTATGGATGTGACTATGAATGATCCCCGAATTGAATTAGCTCAGCTTTCAAGTATTCCGCTCATTTCTATTGGACATCCTATGAATGAAATAAATGTGCCATGCATTGATACCGATTTTATTGAAATGGGTGAAATGATCATGCAAACGCTTTGTCGTAATGGGCACAGCAGAATTCTGTTTGCAGGGGGGAAGGAGATTGATTACGAACGAAATGGAGGTGCAAATTACCTCATTCGACTCAGGACATCAATGCATGATGCTGCTGCGCGATACAAGATTCATATAGATGAAGAGTTTACCGACGAGGATGATTTCGATGCTGCCGAAAACCTACTTGAGAGGTTCATCTCGAGTGAGAACACAGCAATTGTGACTCAAGGCGGCCCATTGTTCCTTAATAATCTTGTTGCTGCGACGCGGCAGCGTGGAATGAAGATTCCTCAAGATCTTTCGCTGATTTCAGCGGGAACATATACAGATTCCATAGGCAAGCGTCTGAGGATAGATGAATTTCCCTTAATGCCAGCAGAGTTGTGTCAACTGGGCATGAGCATGCTTGTTCGACTCATGGATGGAACTCTAAAAGGAAAAGAAAAAGCAACATTGATTCATCCCGTATATAGGCAACGTGGATCCATAGCATCGCGTTGA
- a CDS encoding ABC transporter substrate-binding protein: MRFSLGKIIALCGAAAMVVPLAACGTTQSETSDGSGKTVVNVWAWDNNLKANAKVFMKKNPNIVIKFTNAGSGKDEYKALNNALEAGSGIPDIAMIEYYAIPEYVIKGSLKNLNDYGTAKYKDFYTPGTWNAVNFNGGMYGMPVDSGPMAFYYDKEVFDKAGISEPPSTWDEFYQDAKKIKQIGSYITNDPGNAGFFNAMVWQAGGHPYSTSKDGTKVTVKLTTDKGVQKFCDFWQKMIDEGLIETKTKDSSDDWYRSVGSGEFASVISAAWAPGMFLNNASEGAGKWRIAQMPTWNAGEKVSSEYGGSSLALMSSSKNADAAYKFMEFASTNSDAIMSRVDQGGFPADLKTMSNDKFLSQTTMVNSDGDTVDYFGGEKFNAEFAEAAKRVTSKFEFLPYDVYARSVFTDTVGAAYTGQTTMKEGVKAWQDKLVEQGKSQGFTVNE; the protein is encoded by the coding sequence ATGAGGTTCTCGTTAGGAAAAATAATTGCTCTCTGCGGTGCTGCGGCGATGGTTGTTCCATTGGCAGCGTGTGGAACAACTCAGTCGGAAACTTCCGATGGGAGCGGTAAGACGGTTGTTAATGTTTGGGCTTGGGATAACAATCTTAAAGCTAATGCTAAGGTTTTCATGAAGAAAAACCCTAACATTGTCATCAAATTTACCAATGCCGGTAGTGGTAAAGATGAATACAAAGCTCTGAATAATGCTTTGGAAGCTGGCAGTGGAATTCCGGATATAGCCATGATTGAATATTATGCGATTCCTGAGTATGTAATTAAGGGCTCTCTTAAAAATCTGAATGACTATGGGACTGCCAAATATAAGGATTTCTACACCCCAGGTACTTGGAATGCAGTGAATTTCAATGGCGGTATGTATGGTATGCCAGTCGACTCTGGACCAATGGCTTTTTACTATGACAAAGAGGTATTTGACAAAGCTGGCATTTCTGAGCCGCCAAGTACTTGGGATGAGTTCTATCAAGATGCAAAGAAGATTAAGCAGATTGGTTCATATATTACTAATGATCCAGGGAACGCCGGATTCTTCAATGCAATGGTCTGGCAAGCAGGTGGACACCCATATTCCACATCTAAAGACGGCACCAAGGTTACCGTCAAACTCACTACTGATAAAGGAGTGCAGAAATTCTGTGACTTCTGGCAAAAGATGATTGATGAAGGACTAATCGAAACGAAGACAAAAGATAGTTCTGATGATTGGTATCGTTCAGTTGGTTCCGGAGAATTTGCGAGCGTGATATCTGCTGCATGGGCTCCCGGCATGTTTTTAAACAATGCTTCGGAGGGTGCTGGAAAGTGGCGAATTGCTCAAATGCCAACGTGGAACGCCGGCGAGAAGGTAAGTTCTGAGTACGGCGGCTCCTCCCTTGCCCTGATGTCGTCATCCAAGAATGCGGATGCTGCGTACAAGTTTATGGAATTTGCCAGCACTAATTCTGATGCCATCATGTCCCGTGTGGACCAAGGTGGTTTTCCTGCTGATTTGAAGACCATGTCTAACGATAAATTCCTTAGCCAGACTACTATGGTGAACTCCGATGGAGACACGGTGGATTATTTTGGCGGTGAGAAGTTCAATGCTGAATTCGCCGAGGCTGCGAAGCGTGTCACATCTAAGTTCGAATTTCTGCCCTATGACGTTTATGCGCGAAGCGTTTTCACCGACACTGTCGGGGCGGCTTACACGGGACAGACCACAATGAAGGAAGGTGTGAAGGCTTGGCAGGACAAGCTCGTTGAGCAAGGAAAGAGCCAAGGCTTTACTGTGAACGAATAA